A window of Corallococcus macrosporus DSM 14697 contains these coding sequences:
- a CDS encoding nicotinate phosphoribosyltransferase — protein MSTSLLATDGYKFSMAEAGWPLRRETFYYSHRRGGLQVMPLDVAAFVQSLIPEPKAEDYDYLSRYDYEMGVGFKAAILRREKLSIRAIPKGALFYPREPILTLTGPSALVSWVEPLLLQLNFRIQVATLALSDRDALARALATVTCDEQKAIALETLDAVGVKPVPITVDAEGYAKRVHATVKELVDLVEDPARIFEVGLRAATCLEQHELALRSCKEAGVTRTSNVEGAFKLGMIPVGTMGHEHIQRYGSDEAAFRAMRERRPQRSSYLLDTFDTLTSGIPAAFQLIQEEPGNHDSIRFDSGNKKLQYLYAVTRARDLGIRPVNILEDGLDAEATREFEELRRQVGWEPSAQFYGYGGHIVARTMDCPLTRDKVAAIYKLSRTGNTPVMKFGNELAEGKKSIPGEPVLFRRRHGSGPIGLVGQVGEPVPDGYFPLMESAPERPSLVGAQETAAEARVAYTAATQALVDGLHRRHFPHSQR, from the coding sequence ATGTCGACCTCGCTGCTCGCGACGGATGGCTACAAGTTCAGCATGGCGGAGGCGGGCTGGCCGCTTCGTCGGGAAACGTTCTACTACTCGCACCGGCGGGGTGGTCTCCAGGTCATGCCCCTGGACGTGGCGGCCTTCGTCCAGTCGCTCATCCCCGAGCCCAAGGCGGAGGACTACGACTACCTCAGCCGCTACGACTACGAGATGGGCGTGGGCTTCAAGGCGGCCATCCTCCGCCGTGAGAAGCTCAGCATCCGCGCCATCCCCAAGGGCGCGCTCTTCTACCCGCGCGAGCCCATCCTCACGCTGACGGGGCCGTCCGCCTTGGTGTCCTGGGTGGAGCCGCTGCTGCTCCAGCTCAACTTCCGCATCCAGGTGGCCACGCTGGCGCTGTCGGACCGGGACGCGCTGGCCCGCGCGCTGGCCACCGTGACGTGCGACGAGCAGAAGGCCATCGCGCTGGAGACGCTCGACGCGGTGGGCGTGAAGCCGGTGCCCATCACCGTGGACGCGGAGGGCTACGCGAAGCGCGTCCATGCCACCGTCAAGGAGCTGGTGGACCTCGTGGAGGACCCGGCCCGCATCTTCGAGGTCGGCCTGCGCGCGGCCACCTGCCTGGAGCAGCACGAACTGGCGCTGCGAAGCTGCAAGGAGGCCGGCGTCACGCGCACCTCCAACGTGGAGGGGGCGTTCAAGCTGGGCATGATTCCCGTGGGCACCATGGGGCACGAGCACATCCAGCGCTACGGCTCGGATGAAGCCGCGTTCCGCGCCATGCGCGAGCGCCGGCCGCAGCGCTCCAGCTACCTGCTGGACACCTTCGACACGCTCACGTCCGGCATCCCCGCGGCCTTCCAGCTCATCCAGGAGGAGCCGGGCAACCACGACTCCATCCGCTTCGACTCCGGCAACAAGAAGCTCCAGTACCTCTACGCGGTGACGCGGGCGAGGGACCTGGGCATCCGCCCCGTCAACATCCTGGAGGACGGCCTGGACGCGGAGGCCACGCGCGAGTTCGAGGAGCTGCGCCGGCAGGTGGGCTGGGAGCCGTCGGCCCAGTTCTACGGCTACGGTGGCCACATCGTCGCGCGGACCATGGACTGCCCGCTCACCCGGGACAAGGTGGCCGCCATCTACAAGCTGTCGCGCACGGGCAACACGCCGGTGATGAAGTTCGGCAACGAGCTGGCCGAGGGCAAGAAGAGCATCCCCGGCGAGCCGGTCCTCTTCCGCCGCCGCCATGGCTCGGGGCCCATCGGGCTCGTCGGCCAGGTGGGAGAGCCCGTCCCGGACGGCTACTTCCCGCTCATGGAGAGCGCGCCGGAGCGCCCGTCGCTGGTGGGCGCGCAGGAGACGGCGGCCGAGGCGCGCGTGGCCTACACCGCCGCGACGCAGGCGCTGGTGGACGGGCTGCACCGCCGCCACTTCCCCCACTCGCAGCGCTGA
- a CDS encoding TonB C-terminal domain-containing protein — protein sequence MSRERPTRRLLSALVASAGVHGLLWLALEGEAPVSRQPLPASSPAVEWVEVEVAEAPPSAEAAEREPPKPAPDEVRASPETVAGEHRPPPPDNATRAPGIAQAPPVTASRPETPDRDIAGAPPTAPAPRLSEALPSAPQSETAPPEPAASSARADSERDADSAQADALPYRDAAAAQANAERDTTPVRAPTPHALAPTPPERPAQTPRPDTAPAVPRFADAPVAGTPPSDLPRADGASATGARLLLAARQVTALSGTRSGPAAVLDGGVADPHAPPSAQGLVEELVSESVGRGRVDRGLVHPYYGQLGKALMKAWDADRAVKEHGLQGYFDMGMERGRAYSRIWMERAADYGASGSFAAKNGPGEDRRRPISTAGDPTLNARRELRQQMRQEFRTTRRALIRVVQDARGQLIDVQLLEPSHQAEVDKEAIKDVRAMAEKLPPPPDEAVGGRSRLTSVWEFELLISISPPVPTFSFEFDEALGFIDTRLPLDRRIYKRVRLVEVR from the coding sequence ATGTCCCGCGAGCGGCCCACCCGACGCCTGCTGTCAGCGCTCGTCGCCAGCGCCGGCGTCCATGGGCTCTTGTGGCTGGCCCTGGAGGGTGAGGCGCCTGTTTCGCGCCAGCCGTTACCGGCTTCGTCGCCTGCCGTTGAATGGGTGGAGGTGGAGGTGGCGGAGGCGCCGCCCTCCGCCGAGGCCGCGGAGCGTGAGCCGCCGAAGCCCGCCCCGGATGAGGTCCGCGCCTCGCCGGAGACTGTCGCCGGCGAGCACCGACCGCCCCCGCCGGACAACGCGACACGGGCGCCTGGCATCGCCCAGGCTCCACCCGTGACGGCTTCACGTCCCGAAACGCCGGACCGAGACATCGCGGGGGCACCGCCCACTGCACCGGCCCCACGTCTTTCGGAGGCATTGCCCTCTGCGCCCCAAAGCGAAACCGCTCCGCCAGAGCCGGCCGCATCATCGGCCCGTGCGGACTCCGAGCGTGACGCGGACTCGGCCCAAGCGGACGCCCTGCCCTACCGCGACGCAGCGGCCGCCCAGGCCAACGCCGAGCGCGACACGACGCCAGTTCGAGCGCCCACCCCGCACGCCCTGGCGCCCACCCCGCCCGAACGTCCCGCGCAGACGCCGCGCCCAGACACGGCCCCCGCGGTCCCCCGCTTCGCGGATGCACCGGTCGCGGGGACACCTCCCTCGGACCTGCCCCGCGCGGATGGCGCGTCCGCCACGGGCGCTCGGCTGTTGCTCGCGGCCCGGCAAGTCACGGCGCTCTCCGGGACGCGCAGCGGCCCGGCGGCGGTGCTCGACGGCGGCGTGGCGGACCCGCATGCGCCCCCTTCCGCCCAGGGGCTGGTGGAGGAGCTGGTCTCCGAAAGCGTGGGTCGAGGCCGCGTGGATCGCGGGCTGGTCCACCCGTACTACGGCCAGCTCGGCAAGGCGCTGATGAAGGCGTGGGACGCCGACCGCGCCGTGAAGGAGCACGGCCTCCAGGGCTACTTCGACATGGGCATGGAGCGCGGCCGGGCGTACTCGCGCATCTGGATGGAGCGCGCGGCGGACTACGGCGCGTCGGGCTCGTTCGCCGCGAAGAACGGCCCGGGCGAGGACCGGCGCAGGCCCATCAGCACGGCCGGAGACCCCACGCTCAACGCGCGCCGGGAGCTGCGCCAGCAGATGCGCCAGGAGTTCCGCACCACGCGCCGCGCCCTCATCCGCGTGGTCCAGGACGCGCGGGGCCAGCTCATCGACGTGCAGCTCCTGGAGCCCAGCCACCAGGCCGAGGTCGACAAGGAGGCCATCAAGGACGTGCGCGCCATGGCGGAGAAGCTCCCCCCGCCGCCGGACGAGGCCGTGGGGGGCCGCTCGCGCCTCACCAGCGTCTGGGAGTTCGAGCTGCTCATCTCCATCAGCCCGCCCGTCCCCACCTTCAGCTTCGAGTTCGACGAAGCGCTCGGCTTCATCGACACCCGCCTGCCGCTGGACCGCCGCATCTACAAGCGCGTGCGGCTGGTCGAGGTCCGCTGA
- a CDS encoding inorganic pyrophosphatase codes for MKKPIQTTSQAHPWHGITPGEDAPEIVTAYIEIVPTDAVKYELDKESGILKLDRPQRFSSQCPTLYGFIPQTFCDDLVAKRCAERTGLKDIKGDGDPIDVCVLTEKVISSGNLLVRAIPIGGFRMVDGDEADDKIIAVLESDLVYGELQHIAQLPRALLDRLKHYFLTYKQIPGEGKRSVEIAEVYDQPEALEVIKRSMKDYARIYGPQVTTKARSTRKRGAAVEAKIARPAKARSKSARKSRAS; via the coding sequence ATGAAGAAGCCCATTCAGACCACATCCCAGGCGCACCCCTGGCACGGCATCACCCCGGGTGAGGACGCCCCTGAAATCGTCACCGCGTACATCGAAATCGTCCCCACGGACGCGGTGAAGTACGAGCTGGACAAGGAGTCCGGCATCCTCAAGCTGGACCGCCCGCAGCGCTTCAGCAGCCAGTGCCCCACGCTCTACGGCTTCATCCCGCAGACCTTCTGCGACGACCTGGTGGCGAAGCGCTGCGCCGAGCGCACGGGCCTGAAGGACATCAAGGGCGACGGCGACCCCATCGACGTCTGCGTGCTGACGGAGAAGGTCATCTCCAGCGGCAACCTGCTGGTCCGCGCGATTCCGATTGGCGGCTTCCGCATGGTCGACGGCGACGAGGCCGACGACAAGATCATCGCGGTGCTGGAGTCGGACCTGGTGTACGGCGAGCTGCAGCACATCGCGCAGCTCCCGCGCGCGCTGCTCGACCGCCTCAAGCACTACTTCCTCACCTACAAGCAGATCCCCGGTGAGGGGAAGCGCAGCGTGGAGATCGCCGAGGTCTACGACCAGCCGGAGGCCCTGGAGGTCATCAAGCGCAGCATGAAGGACTACGCGCGCATCTACGGCCCGCAGGTCACCACGAAGGCGCGCTCCACCCGCAAGCGCGGCGCGGCGGTGGAGGCGAAGATCGCCAGGCCCGCGAAGGCCAGGTCGAAGTCCGCGCGCAAGTCCCGCGCGTCCTGA
- a CDS encoding lysophospholipid acyltransferase family protein: MIRKLLQTAFAGTAAVGITGVLSPVVSAVSLLREPQDADGLLTLWGRSVLAAAGVRHEAVGVENIPAGTHVVFVSNHQSHYDALVNFAHIHKHTRYVAKAELFRIPVFGPALRRAGNIPVERTGGGGDRARLSEAVTALRERVSVLFFAEGTRSTDGRLRPFKKGAATLAIQAGVPVVPLAVSGTRLILPKGGRAVRWGQRVALVVGRPIPTQGLTMQDRDALTRQLEDAVAELYAEACKRSGDTP, encoded by the coding sequence TTGATTCGCAAGCTCCTGCAGACGGCCTTTGCTGGGACGGCGGCGGTGGGCATCACCGGCGTGCTGTCTCCCGTGGTGTCGGCGGTGTCGCTGCTGCGGGAGCCCCAGGACGCGGATGGGCTGCTGACGCTGTGGGGGCGCTCGGTGCTGGCCGCCGCGGGCGTGCGGCACGAGGCCGTGGGGGTGGAGAACATCCCCGCGGGCACCCACGTCGTCTTCGTGAGCAACCACCAGTCGCACTACGACGCGCTGGTGAACTTCGCCCACATCCACAAGCACACGCGCTACGTGGCCAAGGCGGAGCTGTTCCGCATCCCCGTCTTCGGGCCGGCGCTCCGGCGCGCGGGCAACATCCCCGTGGAGCGCACCGGCGGCGGTGGAGACAGGGCCCGCCTGTCGGAGGCCGTCACGGCGCTGCGCGAGCGGGTGAGCGTGCTCTTCTTCGCGGAGGGCACGCGCAGCACGGATGGGCGGCTGCGGCCGTTCAAGAAGGGGGCCGCGACGCTGGCCATCCAGGCGGGCGTCCCCGTGGTGCCCCTGGCCGTGTCGGGGACGCGGCTCATCCTTCCCAAGGGGGGGCGGGCCGTGCGGTGGGGCCAGCGCGTGGCGCTGGTGGTGGGCAGGCCCATCCCCACCCAGGGACTGACGATGCAGGACCGCGACGCGCTCACGCGCCAACTGGAGGACGCGGTCGCGGAACTCTATGCCGAGGCCTGCAAGCGCTCGGGAGACACGCCATGA
- the epmA gene encoding EF-P lysine aminoacylase EpmA, with translation MPNLSQWRAARGRQALYSALRRFFSAHGYLEVETPLLIPTPGMEPHINAFEAGFIPETDVGSARPLYLHTSPEYAMKRLLADGAGPLFQLCKVFRNGEVSPTHNPEFTMLEFYRPHADYHAIMDDLEGALAEAGRGATEGEPGADPAFFTRTPYERLTVRDAVLRATGVDLHLHADGPSLKRAAEAAGVRTGDAETFDDVFFHLFLQKVETGLGHERPTFLVEYPASMAALARLKPGDARVAERVELYAKGLELANGFSELTDPVEQRARLMEEQALRRRLGRAVYPLDERFLDAVGRMPPSAGIAVGLDRILMLLLGVQRISDVLLFPAHEFV, from the coding sequence ATGCCCAATCTTTCTCAATGGCGGGCCGCCCGGGGGCGCCAGGCCCTCTACTCCGCCCTGCGCCGTTTCTTCTCCGCCCACGGCTACCTGGAGGTGGAGACGCCGCTGCTCATCCCCACGCCGGGGATGGAGCCGCACATCAACGCGTTCGAGGCCGGTTTCATCCCGGAGACGGATGTGGGCTCCGCGCGGCCGCTCTACCTGCACACCAGCCCCGAGTACGCCATGAAGCGGCTGCTCGCGGACGGTGCGGGGCCGTTGTTCCAGCTCTGCAAGGTGTTCCGGAATGGGGAGGTCTCCCCGACCCACAATCCGGAATTCACGATGCTGGAGTTCTACCGGCCCCACGCGGACTACCACGCCATCATGGATGACCTGGAGGGCGCGCTGGCGGAGGCGGGGCGCGGCGCGACGGAGGGGGAGCCCGGCGCGGACCCGGCCTTCTTCACCCGCACCCCCTACGAGCGCCTGACGGTCCGCGACGCGGTGCTGCGCGCCACGGGGGTGGACCTCCACCTGCACGCGGACGGCCCGTCGCTGAAGCGGGCGGCGGAGGCGGCCGGGGTGCGCACCGGGGACGCGGAGACCTTCGACGACGTCTTCTTCCACCTCTTCCTCCAGAAGGTGGAGACCGGGCTGGGCCACGAGCGGCCCACCTTCCTGGTGGAGTACCCGGCCTCCATGGCGGCGCTGGCCCGGCTCAAGCCCGGCGACGCCCGGGTGGCGGAGCGGGTGGAGCTGTACGCCAAGGGGCTGGAGCTGGCGAACGGGTTCTCCGAGCTGACGGACCCGGTGGAACAGCGCGCACGATTGATGGAAGAACAGGCGCTCAGGCGCCGGCTGGGCCGCGCCGTGTACCCACTGGACGAGCGGTTCCTCGACGCGGTAGGGCGGATGCCACCCTCGGCGGGCATCGCCGTGGGGCTCGATAGAATCCTGATGCTGCTGCTCGGGGTCCAGCGCATCTCGGACGTCCTCCTCTTCCCCGCCCACGAGTTCGTTTGA
- a CDS encoding chromosome segregation protein SMC yields MHPRIPLLLAFACCLVGCPKGPPADARQALSEKQQLQADVSAMSTKAETLLEAQSRLVWDFWTQGRHVDVAATYAGQEALFSVENIRRIDRLRQLTDDAREVRALTALHSHFAGEYLSHALAEYNDAAANLEASLTFPMDGKDVRYRDLERLLANERTVARRRALYAAATPAIERLNQTLRRREERAEELVRELGFESYEAFGSELRQADLGRLSVLAEEILQATQAPYRVVMERLSQRELGMPFKDITRADIPRLFRSREVEDAFPRGESLLKAHGTLAGMGLDLGELPNVTIDARDVKAKSSRPLALVVRVPSDVRISFKPGTGVLHQARVLHEFGHALHAAFTTEARFELARLGNPTVGEAFSALFEDLAEDPVWLEEHAGVSGEQRAQYLAASSAHKLYLIRHAAGRLLYQLELHRRVEADPKALYREIMSRTDDIPLTDVDAERYLVDQEDFFQSADSFRAWFLAGQLQAQLKARFGPAWWRNAQSGEFLKALWARGNALSAREVAQAIGEKGIEPDVLLLRLGTTLQVPMKLNLEGVEDAILPAAPGLEDFTQPPPAPGLEEFTAPAP; encoded by the coding sequence ATGCACCCAAGGATTCCACTGCTGCTCGCCTTCGCCTGTTGCCTCGTCGGCTGCCCCAAGGGGCCCCCCGCCGATGCCCGACAGGCCCTTTCCGAGAAGCAGCAGCTCCAGGCGGACGTCAGCGCCATGTCCACGAAGGCCGAGACGCTCCTCGAGGCCCAGAGCCGGCTGGTGTGGGACTTCTGGACGCAGGGCCGTCACGTGGACGTCGCCGCCACCTATGCGGGCCAGGAGGCGCTGTTCAGCGTCGAGAACATCCGCAGAATCGACCGGCTGCGCCAGCTCACCGACGACGCCCGCGAGGTGCGCGCCCTCACCGCGCTGCACTCGCACTTCGCCGGGGAGTACCTGTCCCACGCGCTGGCCGAGTACAACGACGCGGCCGCCAACCTGGAGGCCTCCCTCACCTTCCCCATGGACGGGAAGGACGTGCGCTACCGGGACCTGGAGCGGCTGCTGGCCAACGAGCGCACGGTGGCGCGGCGCCGGGCGCTGTACGCCGCGGCCACGCCCGCCATCGAGCGGCTGAACCAGACGCTGCGCCGCCGCGAGGAGCGCGCGGAGGAGCTGGTGCGCGAGCTGGGGTTCGAGTCCTACGAGGCCTTCGGCAGCGAGCTGCGGCAGGCGGACCTGGGCCGGCTGAGCGTGCTGGCGGAGGAGATTCTGCAGGCCACGCAGGCCCCCTACCGCGTGGTGATGGAGCGGCTGAGCCAGCGCGAGCTGGGCATGCCCTTCAAGGACATCACCCGCGCGGACATCCCCCGCCTGTTCCGCTCGCGCGAGGTGGAGGACGCCTTCCCCAGGGGCGAGTCCCTGCTCAAGGCGCACGGGACGCTGGCGGGCATGGGCCTGGACCTGGGGGAGCTGCCCAACGTCACCATCGACGCGCGCGACGTGAAGGCCAAGAGCTCCCGCCCCCTGGCGCTGGTGGTGCGCGTGCCGTCCGACGTGCGCATCTCCTTCAAGCCGGGCACGGGCGTGCTGCACCAGGCGCGCGTGCTCCATGAGTTCGGCCACGCGCTGCACGCGGCCTTCACCACGGAGGCGCGCTTCGAGCTGGCGCGCCTGGGCAACCCCACCGTGGGCGAGGCCTTCTCCGCCCTCTTCGAGGACCTGGCCGAGGACCCGGTGTGGCTGGAGGAGCACGCGGGCGTCAGCGGCGAGCAGCGCGCCCAGTACCTGGCCGCGTCCAGCGCGCACAAGCTGTACCTCATCCGTCACGCCGCGGGCCGGCTGCTGTACCAGTTGGAGCTGCACCGCCGCGTGGAGGCCGACCCGAAGGCGCTGTACCGCGAAATCATGTCGCGCACCGACGACATCCCGCTGACGGACGTGGACGCCGAGCGCTACCTCGTGGACCAGGAGGACTTCTTCCAGTCCGCGGACAGCTTCCGCGCCTGGTTCCTGGCGGGGCAGCTCCAGGCGCAGCTCAAGGCGCGCTTCGGCCCCGCGTGGTGGCGCAACGCCCAGTCGGGCGAGTTCCTCAAGGCGCTGTGGGCCCGGGGCAACGCCCTGTCCGCCCGCGAGGTGGCCCAGGCCATCGGGGAGAAGGGCATCGAGCCGGACGTGCTGCTGCTGCGGCTGGGCACCACGCTCCAGGTGCCCATGAAGCTCAACCTGGAGGGCGTGGAGGACGCCATCCTCCCCGCCGCGCCGGGGCTGGAGGACTTCACCCAGCCCCCACCCGCGCCGGGGCTGGAGGAGTTCACCGCGCCGGCCCCCTAG
- a CDS encoding CotH kinase family protein gives MRTFRYKSRSALLLLTVSLAACREDAPPASPIDVPREEQSAPFVSIDGMDNAAGFLRGTIQGQGDIKAVEVHVDGVLLGWAEVHGDEWSIPWRPGVGTRAIEVVGHDGAGVPARASLALQPLEFDTAHALYQPASLLTLPSSGSATTRYTLDGSTPRADSPVYSAPLVLLRSQGEPTPLSLIPTNPPETPVDWRWLPPRTPAGRAAVVRFQQFQEATPVGASGTRTYLIDASHGALPVMSLTVDAEHLFGFEHGIYVPGRTHAEDPRPDWIWGNGNYHQGGKDWERPLHVEWFEVDGQPVIAQGAGVRIHGSGSAALPHKSLRLYAKEDYGPKTFRAAVFPDQALDAYTRLIVRTSGQDLLFSKIRDCALQGLLRETSLHLQACRPTVLYLNGEYWGLHELRERYDEYYLASRHGIDRKKVAILELEGLLDTGEEGDEAHYLALLDFVRSNDLSLPENLAQVEAMMDVDDFIDYQVAELFFANGDWPQNNVKFWRYVAPEAQGPAATDGRWRWLLYDLDNAFLGDPGYDSLARVLTDESLPEWSVLLLRGLLTNADFKHRFVTRFQWHLDNTFREERVTAHLESLADLVAAEMPAHIERWGYPASVESWRYAVDAMRAFATQRPTHVRQHLEAAFGPF, from the coding sequence TTGAGGACCTTTCGTTACAAGTCCCGCTCGGCGCTGTTGCTGCTCACGGTTTCGCTGGCCGCCTGCCGTGAGGATGCTCCGCCGGCTTCGCCCATCGACGTGCCTCGGGAGGAGCAGTCCGCTCCGTTCGTGTCCATTGACGGCATGGACAACGCGGCCGGCTTCCTGCGGGGCACCATCCAGGGGCAGGGCGACATCAAGGCCGTGGAAGTCCACGTGGACGGCGTGTTGCTTGGCTGGGCGGAGGTGCATGGCGACGAATGGAGCATCCCCTGGCGGCCCGGCGTGGGGACGCGCGCCATTGAAGTGGTGGGGCATGACGGCGCGGGCGTGCCGGCCCGCGCGTCGCTCGCGCTCCAGCCGCTGGAGTTCGACACGGCGCACGCGCTGTACCAGCCCGCGTCGCTGCTGACGCTGCCCTCGTCCGGGTCCGCGACGACGCGTTACACGCTGGACGGTTCGACGCCCAGGGCGGACTCGCCCGTCTACTCCGCGCCGCTGGTCCTGCTGCGCTCCCAGGGCGAGCCCACGCCGCTCTCCCTCATCCCCACGAATCCGCCGGAGACGCCGGTGGATTGGCGGTGGTTGCCGCCGCGCACGCCCGCTGGCCGCGCCGCCGTGGTGCGCTTCCAGCAGTTCCAGGAGGCCACGCCCGTGGGCGCGTCCGGCACCCGGACCTACCTCATCGACGCGTCACACGGCGCGCTGCCGGTGATGTCGCTGACGGTGGACGCGGAGCACTTGTTCGGCTTCGAGCACGGCATCTACGTGCCCGGGCGCACGCACGCGGAGGACCCGCGGCCGGACTGGATATGGGGCAACGGCAACTACCACCAGGGCGGCAAGGACTGGGAGCGGCCCCTCCACGTGGAGTGGTTCGAGGTGGACGGCCAGCCGGTGATCGCGCAGGGCGCGGGCGTGCGCATCCACGGCTCGGGCAGCGCGGCGCTGCCGCACAAGAGCCTGCGCCTGTACGCGAAGGAGGACTACGGGCCCAAGACGTTCCGCGCGGCGGTGTTCCCCGACCAGGCGCTGGACGCGTACACCCGCCTCATCGTCCGCACGTCGGGCCAGGACCTGCTCTTCTCCAAGATTCGGGACTGCGCGCTCCAGGGCCTGCTGCGCGAGACGTCCCTGCACCTGCAGGCCTGCCGTCCCACCGTGCTGTACCTCAACGGTGAGTACTGGGGCCTGCACGAGCTGCGCGAGCGGTACGACGAGTACTACCTCGCGTCGCGCCACGGCATCGACCGCAAGAAGGTGGCCATCCTGGAGCTGGAGGGCTTGCTCGACACCGGCGAGGAGGGAGACGAGGCGCACTACCTGGCGCTGCTGGACTTCGTCCGGAGCAACGACCTCTCCCTCCCGGAGAACCTGGCCCAGGTGGAGGCGATGATGGATGTGGACGACTTCATCGACTACCAGGTCGCGGAGCTCTTCTTCGCGAACGGTGACTGGCCCCAGAACAACGTGAAGTTCTGGCGCTACGTGGCGCCGGAGGCCCAGGGGCCCGCGGCGACGGACGGCCGCTGGCGCTGGCTGCTCTATGATTTGGACAACGCCTTCCTCGGCGACCCGGGCTACGACTCATTGGCGCGGGTGCTGACGGACGAGTCGCTGCCGGAGTGGTCCGTGCTGCTGCTCCGCGGGCTGCTGACGAACGCGGACTTCAAGCACCGCTTCGTGACGCGCTTCCAGTGGCACCTGGACAACACCTTCCGCGAGGAGCGCGTGACCGCGCACCTGGAGTCCCTGGCCGACCTGGTGGCCGCGGAGATGCCCGCGCACATCGAGCGCTGGGGCTACCCGGCGTCCGTGGAGTCCTGGCGCTACGCCGTGGACGCGATGCGTGCGTTCGCCACGCAGCGGCCCACGCACGTGCGCCAGCACCTGGAAGCGGCCTTCGGTCCCTTCTAG
- a CDS encoding SPFH domain-containing protein: protein MGIFDSIKGEAKRNFIARADSAKGDIIYKYPENNVRMLTQLTVDADEVALFVKDGKVEGKLGPGRHSLDTNNIPFLSRLIEGFTGGNLFISEIFFVSTREFAGVKFGGPIGDVRDPETGLGIGTMVYGDFSIRVTDPERLVVGLVGMGRTGNDELLGWFKNQVLKVTRDRIAELLVKKRWPLLDVTSGAYTEEIETEVIAGLKPHVDGYGLTVVRMGNFHVSIKEEDEATLKKLGKDVAYSRLAGGFQQYAQGQAMLGAAEGMAKGGDGGGGAGNALGGMGMGMGFGMAQQFMNQQHQQQPYQQRPPEPAPAAPPADTRSPAQRLKEIKELKDAGVLSDEEYNAKRAELMKLL, encoded by the coding sequence ATGGGTATCTTCGACAGCATCAAGGGTGAGGCGAAGCGCAACTTCATCGCCCGGGCGGACTCGGCGAAGGGCGACATCATCTACAAGTATCCGGAGAACAACGTCCGGATGCTGACCCAGCTCACCGTCGATGCGGACGAGGTCGCCCTCTTCGTGAAGGACGGCAAGGTGGAGGGCAAGCTGGGGCCCGGCCGCCACTCGCTGGACACGAACAACATCCCGTTCCTGTCCCGCCTCATCGAAGGGTTCACGGGCGGCAACCTCTTCATCTCCGAAATCTTCTTCGTCTCCACCCGGGAGTTCGCCGGCGTGAAGTTCGGCGGCCCCATCGGTGACGTGCGTGACCCGGAGACGGGCCTGGGCATCGGCACCATGGTGTACGGCGACTTCTCCATCCGCGTGACGGACCCGGAGCGCCTCGTGGTGGGGCTGGTGGGCATGGGCCGCACCGGCAACGACGAGCTGCTCGGCTGGTTCAAGAACCAGGTGCTGAAGGTGACGCGCGACCGCATCGCGGAGCTGCTCGTCAAGAAGCGGTGGCCGCTGCTCGACGTGACGAGCGGCGCGTACACCGAGGAGATTGAGACGGAGGTCATCGCCGGGCTCAAGCCCCACGTGGACGGCTACGGCCTCACCGTGGTGCGGATGGGCAACTTCCACGTCTCCATCAAGGAGGAGGACGAGGCGACGCTGAAGAAGCTGGGCAAGGACGTGGCGTACTCGCGTCTGGCCGGTGGCTTCCAGCAGTACGCGCAGGGCCAGGCGATGCTCGGCGCGGCCGAGGGCATGGCCAAGGGCGGTGACGGCGGCGGTGGCGCCGGCAACGCGCTGGGCGGCATGGGCATGGGCATGGGCTTCGGCATGGCCCAGCAGTTCATGAACCAGCAGCACCAGCAGCAGCCGTACCAGCAGCGGCCCCCGGAGCCCGCGCCCGCGGCGCCCCCGGCGGACACGCGCAGCCCCGCGCAGCGCCTGAAGGAAATCAAGGAGCTGAAGGACGCCGGCGTGCTCTCCGACGAGGAGTACAACGCGAAGCGCGCGGAGCTGATGAAGCTCCTGTAG